Proteins encoded by one window of Blautia argi:
- the nspC gene encoding carboxynorspermidine decarboxylase, producing the protein MAGAEKKSFSTPYFLVDEKRLVKNLERLKQVSEAAGCKILLAQKAFSMFYTYSLLRNYLAGTTASGLYEARLGKEEFGGETHVFSPAYREEEFEELLQYADHMVFNSPNQVRRYAKRAKEAGKAVGLRINPQCSTQEGHDIYDPCAPFSRLGTTLENFDEELLPLLDGLHFHTLCEQGADALEITLKAVEEKFGKYLYGMKWLNLGGGHHITREDYDTDALIRMVKHLRETYKVEVYLEPGEAVVLQAGFLVSEVLEVVHNGMDIALLDTSAACHMPDVLEMPYRPPVKDSGLPGEKAYTVRLAGPTCLAGDVIGDYSFDAPLKEGDLVVLEDMALYTMVKTNTFNGMALPDIVWRSQDGEMKLVKSFGYEDFKNRLS; encoded by the coding sequence ATGGCAGGGGCGGAGAAAAAATCCTTTTCCACACCATATTTTCTGGTAGATGAAAAAAGGCTGGTAAAGAATCTGGAGCGGTTAAAGCAGGTGTCTGAAGCAGCCGGGTGTAAAATTCTTCTGGCACAGAAGGCATTTTCCATGTTTTATACCTATTCCCTTTTGAGAAATTATCTGGCAGGAACCACAGCCAGCGGGTTGTATGAGGCAAGACTGGGAAAAGAAGAGTTTGGCGGGGAAACACATGTGTTTTCCCCTGCTTACAGAGAAGAGGAATTTGAAGAACTTTTGCAGTATGCAGACCACATGGTATTTAATTCTCCAAACCAGGTGCGAAGATATGCAAAAAGGGCAAAAGAAGCCGGAAAAGCTGTAGGGCTGCGGATTAATCCCCAGTGTTCTACACAGGAGGGTCATGATATCTATGACCCCTGCGCTCCTTTTTCCAGACTGGGAACAACGCTGGAAAATTTTGACGAGGAATTGCTTCCTCTTTTGGACGGATTGCATTTTCATACGCTGTGTGAACAGGGAGCAGATGCTCTGGAGATTACCCTGAAAGCCGTAGAAGAAAAGTTCGGAAAATATCTGTATGGTATGAAATGGCTGAATCTGGGAGGCGGGCATCATATTACAAGAGAGGATTATGATACAGACGCTCTGATTCGTATGGTAAAGCATCTGAGAGAAACCTATAAGGTAGAAGTGTATCTGGAACCCGGAGAAGCAGTGGTTTTACAGGCGGGATTTCTGGTATCAGAGGTTCTGGAGGTGGTGCATAATGGTATGGATATTGCGCTTTTAGATACTTCTGCAGCTTGTCATATGCCGGACGTATTGGAAATGCCTTATCGCCCTCCTGTAAAGGACAGCGGACTTCCGGGGGAAAAGGCATATACCGTAAGACTGGCAGGACCTACCTGTCTTGCAGGTGACGTTATTGGAGATTATTCCTTTGATGCGCCTCTGAAAGAAGGGGATTTAGTGGTATTGGAGGATATGGCGCTTTACACCATGGTAAAGACCAATACATTTAATGGCATGGCTTTGCCGGATATTGTCTGGAGAAGCCAAGATGGAGAAATGAAGCTGGTAAAAAGCTTTGGATATGAGGACTTTAAAAATCGGCTTTCCTGA
- a CDS encoding saccharopine dehydrogenase family protein, whose translation MGKALIIGCGGVASVAIHKCCQNSEVFEEICIASRTVSKCEALKAKLEGTTKTKITTAQVDADHVDELIALIEKEKPDVVLNLALPYQDLTIMDACLATKTHYVDTANYEPEDTAKFEYSWQWAYRERFEKAGITALLGSGFDPGVTGVFSAYALKHEFDEINYIDILDCNGGDHGYPFATNFNPEINIREVSAKGSYWEEGHWVETEPMEIKKEYNFKEVGEKDMYLLHHEEIESLALNIPGIKRIRFFMTFGQSYLTHLKCLENVGMTSIEPIMFEGKEIVPLQFLKAVLPDPASLGPRTKGKTNIGCIFRGKKDGKEKTYYLYNICDHEEAYKETGSQAVAYTTGVPAMIGAMMVMTGMWNKPGVHNIEEFDPDPFMEALNTWGLPWQEDRNPVLVD comes from the coding sequence ATGGGAAAAGCGTTGATTATTGGGTGTGGAGGCGTTGCTTCTGTGGCAATTCACAAATGCTGTCAGAACAGCGAGGTATTTGAGGAAATCTGTATTGCAAGCCGTACCGTATCTAAATGTGAAGCGTTAAAGGCAAAGCTGGAGGGAACAACAAAGACAAAAATCACAACCGCGCAGGTTGATGCAGACCATGTGGACGAGCTGATTGCTCTGATCGAAAAGGAAAAACCAGATGTAGTTTTAAACCTGGCGCTTCCGTATCAGGATTTGACCATCATGGACGCCTGTCTGGCAACGAAAACCCACTATGTAGATACGGCAAATTATGAGCCTGAGGATACCGCAAAATTTGAATACAGCTGGCAGTGGGCTTACAGAGAACGTTTTGAAAAGGCAGGAATCACAGCGCTTTTGGGAAGCGGCTTTGACCCGGGGGTTACCGGCGTATTCAGCGCCTATGCCCTGAAGCATGAGTTTGACGAAATCAATTATATTGATATCCTGGACTGCAACGGCGGTGACCACGGCTATCCGTTTGCGACGAATTTTAACCCGGAAATCAATATCCGTGAGGTTTCTGCAAAAGGTTCTTACTGGGAAGAGGGTCATTGGGTAGAAACAGAGCCTATGGAAATTAAGAAGGAATATAACTTCAAAGAAGTAGGGGAAAAGGATATGTACCTGCTTCACCATGAAGAAATTGAAAGTCTTGCACTGAATATTCCGGGAATTAAAAGAATCCGTTTCTTTATGACCTTTGGACAGAGCTATCTGACACATTTAAAATGTCTGGAAAATGTGGGTATGACTTCTATTGAACCGATTATGTTTGAAGGAAAGGAAATTGTGCCTCTGCAGTTTTTAAAAGCCGTGCTTCCGGATCCGGCATCTTTGGGACCGCGTACAAAGGGAAAGACAAACATTGGCTGCATTTTTCGCGGCAAAAAGGACGGAAAAGAAAAAACATATTATCTGTATAATATCTGTGACCATGAAGAAGCTTATAAGGAAACCGGCTCTCAGGCAGTTGCCTATACTACAGGTGTACCTGCAATGATTGGCGCCATGATGGTGATGACAGGAATGTGGAACAAGCCGGGTGTACACAACATTGAAGAGTTTGATCCGGATCCATTCATGGAAGCATTAAATACCTGGGGACTTCCATGGCAGGAAGACCGTAATCCGGTATTGGTGGACTAA
- the speB gene encoding agmatinase: MLKKNVETFLECDKNYEEAEVILFGAPFDSTTSFRPGTRFGSSAVRHESFGLESYSPYQDCDLIDSLVMDSGDLELCFGNTRAVLGEIRQRTQEILQDQKLPFMIGGEHLVTLGAFEAVQEKYPEICIIHFDAHADLREDYLGEKLSHACVLRRCWDLIGDGRIHQFGIRSGEQEEFYWAKKHTCMHRFDFEGLEKTLDSLKGKPVYFTVDLDVMDPSVFPGTGTPEPGGVSFDELRRAATLVCEKARVVGCDVNELSPHYDASGASTAAAGKIIREMLLALTKKA; this comes from the coding sequence ATGTTGAAAAAGAATGTTGAAACCTTTCTGGAGTGCGATAAGAATTATGAAGAGGCAGAGGTAATCCTTTTCGGAGCGCCTTTTGACTCTACCACCTCCTTCCGTCCGGGGACGCGATTTGGCAGCAGCGCCGTTCGCCATGAATCTTTCGGACTGGAGAGTTACAGTCCGTATCAGGATTGTGATTTAATTGACAGTTTGGTTATGGATAGCGGAGATTTGGAACTTTGCTTTGGAAATACCAGGGCAGTGCTGGGAGAAATTCGCCAGAGAACCCAGGAGATTTTGCAGGATCAGAAGCTGCCCTTTATGATTGGCGGTGAGCATCTGGTTACCCTGGGTGCCTTTGAAGCCGTACAGGAGAAATATCCGGAGATTTGCATCATACATTTTGATGCCCATGCAGATTTGCGGGAGGATTATCTGGGTGAGAAATTATCTCATGCCTGTGTGCTGCGCCGCTGCTGGGATTTGATTGGAGATGGCAGAATACACCAGTTTGGTATCCGTTCCGGAGAACAGGAAGAATTTTACTGGGCAAAGAAACATACCTGCATGCACAGGTTTGATTTTGAAGGTCTGGAAAAGACCTTAGATTCCCTGAAGGGAAAACCGGTTTACTTTACCGTGGATTTGGACGTTATGGATCCATCCGTATTTCCGGGAACCGGTACACCGGAGCCGGGAGGCGTCAGCTTTGATGAGCTTCGCCGGGCAGCAACTCTGGTATGTGAAAAAGCCCGGGTTGTGGGCTGTGATGTGAATGAATTAAGCCCTCATTATGATGCCAGCGGAGCATCTACCGCAGCAGCAGGAAAAATTATCCGGGAGATGTTGCTGGCTCTTACAAAAAAGGCATAA
- the speE gene encoding polyamine aminopropyltransferase, translating to MEFWFSERQTKDVKFSIRVDKQIYSKESEFQRIDVFESPEFGRFLTLDGYMMLTEKDEFIYHEMITHIPMAVHPHVEKVLIIGAGDGGVIRELVQYPEIRHMDLVEIDDMVVEVCRKYLPKTACCLDDKRVHIHFEDGLKYIRRCKNEYDLIIVDSTDPFGPGEGLFTREFYGNCYKALKEDGIMVNQHESPFYEEDARACQRAHRNITETFPISRVYQAHIPTYPSGHWLFGFASKKYHPLKNLREKEWNDRGIQTRYYTTTLHKGAFYLPAYVEELLKNVEKEC from the coding sequence ATGGAGTTCTGGTTTTCAGAAAGACAGACAAAAGATGTAAAATTTTCCATTCGTGTGGATAAACAGATTTATAGCAAAGAAAGTGAATTTCAGAGGATTGATGTATTTGAGTCCCCGGAATTCGGCAGATTTCTGACTTTGGACGGCTATATGATGCTGACCGAAAAGGACGAATTTATTTACCATGAAATGATTACTCACATTCCTATGGCAGTACACCCCCATGTGGAAAAGGTGCTGATTATCGGAGCCGGGGACGGAGGTGTAATCCGAGAACTGGTGCAGTATCCGGAAATCCGGCACATGGATTTGGTGGAGATTGACGATATGGTGGTGGAGGTGTGCCGCAAATATCTTCCAAAGACAGCCTGCTGTCTGGATGATAAGAGAGTACACATTCATTTTGAGGACGGCCTGAAATATATCCGCAGATGCAAAAATGAATATGATTTGATTATTGTGGATTCTACAGACCCCTTTGGACCGGGAGAAGGCCTTTTTACCAGAGAATTTTACGGGAACTGCTATAAGGCTTTAAAGGAAGACGGCATTATGGTGAATCAGCATGAAAGTCCTTTTTATGAAGAGGACGCCAGAGCCTGCCAGAGAGCACACCGCAATATTACGGAAACTTTTCCAATCAGCCGTGTGTATCAGGCGCATATTCCAACTTATCCTTCAGGACACTGGCTTTTCGGATTTGCGTCTAAGAAGTACCACCCGCTGAAAAATCTGCGGGAAAAGGAGTGGAATGACAGAGGTATTCAGACCCGTTACTATACGACAACGTTGCATAAAGGGGCGTTTTATCTGCCCGCATATGTGGAGGAACTTTTAAAAAATGTTGAAAAAGAATGTTGA
- a CDS encoding aminotransferase class I/II-fold pyridoxal phosphate-dependent enzyme produces MGELSQENAPIYEALENLRKMRVVPFDVPGHKRGRGNPELTRLLGEQCMNMDVNSMKPLDNLCHPVSVIKEAEELAAEAFGAAHAFLMVGGTTSSVQSMILSVAKRGEKIILPRNVHRSVIGAMVLCGAVPVYVNPQCSQRLGIPLGMSVEDVKRAIEENPDAKAVLVNNPTYYGICSDIRSIVKLAHEHGMYCLADEAHGTHFYFSDKLPVSAMEAGADMAAVSMHKSGGSLTQSSLLLTGPGISTGHVRQIINLTQTTSGSYLLMSSLDISRRNLALRGKETFEKVMELAEYARSEINEIPGFYAFSRELINGDSVFDFDVTKLSVHTLEVGLAGIEVYDLLRDEYDIQIEFGDFGNVLAYLSIGDRKRDIERLVSALSEISRRFGKEKVDLLEQEYIPPHVAVSPQEAFYAPKESLSLKECVGRICSEFVMCYPPGIPLLAPGEQVTQPIVEHIVYAKEKGCTLTGPEDEKIRYLNVLKGVEG; encoded by the coding sequence ATGGGAGAGTTATCTCAGGAAAATGCCCCTATTTATGAGGCGTTGGAAAATTTAAGAAAAATGAGGGTCGTGCCTTTTGATGTGCCGGGACACAAAAGAGGCAGGGGGAATCCGGAGCTTACACGGCTTCTGGGAGAACAGTGCATGAATATGGACGTAAATTCTATGAAGCCGCTGGATAACCTCTGTCACCCGGTTTCAGTTATCAAAGAGGCGGAGGAACTGGCGGCAGAAGCTTTTGGCGCAGCCCATGCTTTTCTTATGGTGGGAGGTACGACTTCTTCTGTACAGAGTATGATTCTCTCTGTGGCAAAGCGGGGAGAGAAAATTATTCTGCCCAGGAATGTGCACAGAAGCGTTATCGGCGCTATGGTTTTGTGCGGCGCTGTTCCGGTGTATGTCAATCCTCAGTGCAGCCAGAGATTGGGGATTCCTCTTGGTATGTCCGTGGAGGACGTAAAACGCGCCATAGAGGAAAATCCGGACGCAAAAGCCGTGCTGGTGAACAATCCCACTTATTACGGCATCTGCTCGGATATCCGTTCCATTGTAAAGCTGGCACATGAGCATGGCATGTACTGTCTGGCAGACGAGGCGCACGGCACCCATTTTTATTTTTCGGACAAGCTACCTGTTTCTGCCATGGAAGCAGGGGCAGATATGGCTGCAGTTTCCATGCACAAATCTGGGGGAAGTCTGACCCAGAGTTCTCTTTTGCTTACAGGACCGGGGATTTCGACCGGGCACGTGCGGCAGATTATTAATCTGACCCAGACCACCAGCGGTTCTTATCTTTTGATGTCCAGTCTGGATATTTCCAGGAGAAATCTGGCGCTCAGAGGAAAGGAAACCTTTGAAAAGGTTATGGAACTGGCAGAATATGCCAGAAGCGAAATCAATGAGATTCCGGGCTTTTATGCCTTTTCCAGAGAATTGATAAACGGGGACAGTGTTTTTGATTTTGACGTGACAAAATTGTCTGTGCATACTCTGGAGGTTGGTCTGGCTGGCATTGAGGTCTATGATTTGCTTCGGGACGAATATGACATTCAGATAGAATTCGGAGATTTCGGTAATGTGCTGGCTTATCTTTCTATTGGGGACAGAAAGCGGGACATTGAACGCCTGGTATCTGCGCTTTCTGAAATTTCCCGGAGATTCGGAAAAGAAAAGGTAGACTTGCTGGAGCAGGAGTATATTCCTCCGCATGTGGCAGTATCTCCCCAGGAGGCATTTTATGCGCCAAAGGAGTCTCTGTCTTTAAAGGAGTGTGTGGGACGCATCTGCAGCGAATTTGTCATGTGCTATCCGCCTGGTATTCCCCTTCTGGCGCCGGGAGAGCAGGTGACACAGCCCATTGTAGAACATATTGTATACGCAAAGGAAAAAGGCTGTACGCTTACCGGACCTGAGGACGAGAAAATCCGGTATTTGAATGTGTTGAAAGGAGTGGAAGGCTGA
- the speD gene encoding adenosylmethionine decarboxylase, with protein MGEKMKLYGFNNLTKALSFNIYDVCYAKTAREQKDYIAYIDEQYNSERLTGILTNLTDMIGAQVLHISQQDYEPQGASVTLLIAEGSMIPAGSTQVAHLDKSHVTVHTYPEYHPETCLATFRVDIDVATCGEITPLSTLDYLIGSFDSDIITMDYRVRGFTRSVNGRKLFMDHKITSIQDYIAQETLERYDAVDINVYEANLFHTKMMLKEIDLQNYLFNTDIYELPPKKRLDIMNSLRREMIEVFSGRNIY; from the coding sequence GTGGGCGAGAAAATGAAATTGTATGGATTTAATAATTTGACAAAGGCCCTGAGCTTTAATATTTACGATGTCTGCTATGCAAAGACAGCCAGAGAGCAGAAGGATTATATAGCCTATATTGATGAGCAGTATAATTCGGAAAGACTGACCGGGATTTTAACAAATCTGACAGATATGATAGGCGCTCAGGTGCTGCATATTTCTCAGCAGGATTACGAGCCTCAGGGAGCGTCTGTAACTCTGCTCATTGCAGAAGGATCCATGATTCCGGCGGGAAGCACACAGGTGGCGCATCTGGACAAAAGTCATGTGACGGTGCATACTTATCCGGAGTATCACCCGGAAACCTGTCTTGCTACCTTTCGGGTAGACATTGATGTGGCAACCTGCGGGGAAATTACCCCTCTTTCCACACTGGATTATCTGATAGGCTCCTTTGATTCTGATATTATTACCATGGATTACCGTGTCAGAGGATTTACCAGAAGTGTAAACGGCAGAAAGCTGTTTATGGATCATAAAATTACGTCCATTCAGGATTATATTGCACAGGAAACTCTGGAGCGGTATGATGCTGTGGATATTAATGTATATGAGGCAAATCTTTTCCATACCAAGATGATGTTAAAGGAAATTGATTTGCAGAACTATCTTTTTAACACAGATATTTACGAGCTTCCGCCTAAAAAGCGGCTGGATATTATGAACAGTCTGCGGCGGGAAATGATAGAAGTCTTCAGCGGAAGAAATATTTACTGA
- a CDS encoding DegV family protein, translated as MSYKIVIDSCGELPESWKADEKIESIPLTLTVEGEDIVDDETFEQSSFLAKVAASPESPKSSCPSPERYMQAYDCEAEHVYAVTLSSNLSGSYNSAVLGKNLLLENKPDQKVHVFDSRSASVGETLIAMKIRECEEQGMDFEQVIEAVEAYIESQNTYFVLENLETLRKNGRLSNLKAFVASALKIKPVMGSTPEGTIVQLDQARGINKALMKMVDYVAEKAVGSEDKVLAISHCNCNARAEIVKEAILERISVKDVVILDTAGVSTMYANDGGVIVVL; from the coding sequence ATGAGTTATAAAATAGTAATAGATAGCTGCGGCGAACTGCCTGAAAGCTGGAAAGCAGATGAAAAAATAGAAAGTATTCCCCTTACTTTAACCGTGGAGGGAGAAGATATTGTAGATGATGAAACCTTTGAGCAGAGTTCCTTTTTAGCAAAGGTGGCAGCAAGTCCGGAGAGTCCGAAATCGTCCTGCCCGTCCCCGGAGAGATATATGCAGGCTTATGATTGCGAGGCAGAGCATGTCTATGCAGTGACTTTGTCTTCCAATTTAAGCGGATCGTATAACAGTGCTGTTCTTGGCAAAAACCTGCTTCTGGAAAATAAGCCGGATCAGAAAGTTCATGTTTTTGATTCCCGCTCTGCTTCTGTAGGAGAAACTTTGATTGCCATGAAAATTCGGGAATGTGAGGAACAGGGCATGGATTTTGAACAGGTGATTGAAGCAGTAGAAGCTTACATTGAGTCCCAGAACACCTATTTTGTTTTGGAAAATCTGGAAACACTCCGCAAAAACGGAAGACTCAGCAATCTGAAGGCCTTTGTTGCGTCAGCCCTTAAGATTAAGCCGGTTATGGGTTCTACACCGGAAGGAACCATTGTGCAGCTAGACCAGGCAAGGGGAATTAACAAGGCTCTGATGAAAATGGTAGATTATGTTGCAGAGAAGGCAGTGGGCAGTGAAGATAAGGTTCTGGCTATCAGCCACTGTAACTGCAATGCAAGAGCAGAGATTGTAAAGGAAGCCATTTTGGAGAGAATCTCTGTGAAGGATGTGGTGATTCTGGACACAGCAGGAGTCAGCACCATGTATGCCAATGACGGGGGTGTGATTGTAGTTTTATAA
- a CDS encoding DUF5721 family protein, translating to MIALRILDLKDFMSRLLIGSTFDNFWLCEADITTFVTFTIDGSLHTDFYDTQETETLLAQKQNYALWRDIKPFCFSMMKGKKTPLHFKIVFRLSEKNTEKLLQGNTLSFSCQDIFGLFLNFQYDGKTLTCTTGTSLKTFTLDKSLDQIWDDMVQKFFRQQQIPCEKL from the coding sequence ATGATTGCTCTGCGTATTTTAGATTTAAAGGATTTTATGTCCAGACTTCTAATCGGCAGTACCTTTGACAATTTCTGGCTGTGTGAGGCAGATATCACCACTTTTGTAACCTTTACCATTGACGGTTCTTTACATACAGATTTCTACGATACCCAGGAAACCGAAACGCTTCTGGCACAGAAGCAGAACTATGCTCTCTGGAGGGATATCAAGCCCTTTTGTTTTTCCATGATGAAAGGGAAAAAAACACCCCTGCACTTTAAAATTGTATTCCGTCTTTCCGAAAAAAATACAGAAAAACTGCTTCAGGGAAATACCCTTTCTTTTTCCTGTCAGGACATTTTCGGTCTGTTTCTGAACTTTCAGTATGATGGCAAAACCCTGACCTGTACCACAGGTACTTCCCTGAAAACCTTTACCCTGGATAAATCTCTGGATCAGATATGGGACGATATGGTTCAGAAATTTTTCAGACAACAGCAGATTCCCTGCGAAAAATTATAG
- the nudC gene encoding NAD(+) diphosphatase, with protein sequence MIQDLGSSSFHNEYMHILPQKEDFILAFQNREILSFVKQGQLFLPVLADFPETADICSENCIYLFSINEQKYFLLPDAPEAFSDFTYQDISVFRSMQPKEVCFGLVTGFHLSNWYKSRRFCGVCGKKLVHDTKERMMYCPDCKTTEYPKISPAVIVAVTNGNKLLLSKYANGNNKRYALIAGFTEIGETLEETVQREVMEEVGLKVTNIRYYKSQPWGLSGSLLAGFVCDLDGEDTITLDKNELSVAQWFEREEIPYEDYDVSLTREMMIQFKKGLL encoded by the coding sequence ATGATTCAGGACTTAGGTTCTTCTTCCTTTCACAACGAGTATATGCATATTCTGCCTCAAAAAGAAGATTTTATACTGGCATTCCAAAACCGGGAAATCCTTTCTTTTGTAAAACAGGGACAGCTTTTTCTCCCTGTACTGGCTGATTTTCCCGAAACAGCAGATATCTGTTCTGAAAACTGTATCTATCTTTTTTCCATTAACGAGCAGAAATACTTTCTTCTTCCTGACGCCCCGGAAGCTTTTTCCGATTTTACTTATCAGGATATTTCCGTATTTCGCAGCATGCAACCAAAAGAAGTCTGTTTTGGACTTGTCACAGGCTTTCATCTTAGCAACTGGTATAAAAGCCGCCGTTTCTGCGGCGTCTGTGGAAAAAAGCTTGTCCATGATACAAAAGAACGCATGATGTACTGCCCGGATTGTAAGACCACAGAATATCCCAAAATTTCTCCCGCAGTCATTGTAGCTGTAACAAATGGAAACAAGCTGCTTTTGTCAAAATATGCAAACGGAAACAACAAACGATACGCCCTCATTGCCGGATTTACAGAAATCGGGGAAACCCTGGAAGAAACGGTACAAAGAGAGGTGATGGAAGAGGTTGGCTTAAAGGTAACAAATATCCGCTATTACAAAAGCCAGCCCTGGGGGCTTTCCGGCAGCCTTTTAGCCGGATTTGTATGTGATTTGGACGGAGAGGATACCATTACTCTGGACAAAAACGAACTGTCCGTGGCCCAGTGGTTTGAACGGGAAGAAATCCCATATGAGGATTATGACGTAAGTCTTACGCGGGAAATGATGATACAATTTAAAAAGGGGCTGCTCTAA